The DNA window TCATGCGAAGTCTCCGACGGTTGCGCTGCGCTCTGGCCCGACGCGGGAAGGGGTGTTCGAGGGCGCCCGATTCTTCTCAGTCCAACCCTTGCTCATGACACACGAGACACACGAGACACACGAGACACACGAGGAGAAAGGAGACGCGGCTTGCTTCAGATCGCCGCTGCGCGGCGATGTCGCATCAAAGCGGCGTTAGGCGTGGCTCAGGCGGCGCCGGCCGTGGCCGCGATCTTGCGGGGCACGGGCGCCGACGCGGCCGCGGGCCGGCGGGCGGCGCAGATCAGCGAGGCGCCGAAGGGCAGATCCCAGCGCGCGACGATCGGCTCTTCGCGCAGCATCACGCCCCGCAGCAGAGCGTTCAGCGGCGTGGGCAGCTCCTCCAAATGCGACACCGGCCCGCTGCCGCGCTGGAAGCGCATCATCGCTTTGCGGGCCACGGCCGCGGGAAACAGCAAGGTGTTGTAGTAGCTGAGGCGCGCGATGCCAAAGCCGGCCCGACGCACGGCGCGTTGCAGAGTGCGCCGGCGGTAGCGCCGCTGATGGTGGTTGAACTCGTCGTGCTGGCTCCAGAGGAACTGATAGGCCGGCACGGTGATCAGCAGCAGGCCGCCGGGCCGCAGCACGCGGTGCAGCTCGCGCAGCATGCCCGTGTCATCGGAGACGTGCTCGATCACGTCGAGCGCGGTGATCGTGCCGAAGCTGCCGTCGGCGAAGGGCAGCCGCGGCCCCCAGCCATGCACGAAGGCGACATCGCGGCGCCGGCAGGCCTGCGCGGCCTCCTCGGCGCTGTCCAGCCCGACGGCGGGCGCGATCCGCTGCAGGTGCGGCAGCATGCCGCCCGTGCCGCAGCCCACGTCGAGGATCGGGCCGGGGTCCGGCCCGGCGTGGCGCCGCAGCTCGCGCAGCACCAGGTGCCGCCGGCCGAGGAACCACCAGTGCGTATCCTCGAGGCGCTGATGCTGCTCATAGAGGGCCGCGTCCATGCCACCTCCGGGCGCGCCGACACGCAAACCGGCCGCGGCACCTGGCTGCCTTCATCCAGCGTCGCGGCCCGGCCCCGTGCCTTCGTTGTATCGTGTCTCGCGTGCAGGCACAAGGCCGGCGCCGGCGCGCCTACCGCACTCGAACGAAACGGCCGCCGCTGGCGCCGGGCGGGGTGAGCTGCCCCGTCCGCGCTACAATGCTGTGAGGGAGCGATGCGCATGACGACAGCCGTGCATGACGCTGTGCCGGCCGCGACGGCGCCGGGCGAGGTGCTGGTCGCCACCAGCGGCCTGACCAAGACGTACGGCAGCCTGCGGGCGCTGGACGGCGCCAGTCTGCGCGTGCAGCCGGGTTGCACCGCCCTGCTGGGCGAGAACGGCGCCGGCAAGAGCACGCTGATCAAGCTGCTGCTCGGCCTCAACGCCGCCAGCGGCGGCAGCGCCCGCGTGCTCGGCTTCGACCCGGCCACGCACGGCCCGGCGGTGCGCGCCCGCGTCGGCTACTTCCCCGAGCACGACTGCCTGCCCAACGACTGGCAGGCGCAGGATTTTGTGCGGCAGATGGGCGAGGTGCGCGGCCTGCCGCCGCGCATCGCCGTGCAGCGGGCGAGCGACGTGCTGGCCCAGGTGGGGCTGGCGGAGGAGCGCTACCGCCCGATCGGCGGCTTCAGCACCGGCATGAAGCAACGGGTGAAGCTGGCGCAGGCGCTGGTGCACGATCCCCAGCTCGTGCTGCTGGACGAGCCGACCAACGGCCTCGACCCGCTGGGCCGCGACCAGATGCTGGAGCTGGTGCAGCGCGTCGTGCACGAGATGGGCATCAACGTGCTGATCTCCTCGCACCTGCTGGCCGACGTGCAGCAGGTGAGCGATGCCGTGATCCTGCTCGATCGCGGCCATGTGGCGGCGCAGGGCGGCCTGCGCGAGCTGCTCGCCGACACCGACACGCTGCTGATCGAGTTGATCGAGGAGAACCCGGCCTTCGTGGCGCGGCTGCGGGCGGCGGGGCTGCGCGTCGACGGCGGCGGCCGCGATCTGCGCGTGCCGCTGACCGGCGAGGCCGTGTTCGACACGGTGCGCGACGCCGCGGCCGACAGCGGCGCCGGCCTGGCGCGCCTGAAGCGCGGCGCCCGCTCGCTGGAGGAGGTCTTCCTTTCCGGCACGGGCAACGGCGCGAGGACCGCGGCGCCATGACTGCACGGGAGGGCGCCGCCGGGGCGCGCATCGTCGATCGCGGCTATCAGCACTACACGGGTGAGCGGCGCGGCATCCCCTCGGCCCTGCGCGCGATCATGATCGGCACAATGAAGCGCAGCCTGGGCTTCAAGCGTCCCGGCTCGGCCAAGGTCTTTCCCTTCCTGCTGGTGGCGGCCTCGTTCCTGCCCTTCATCATCGTCACCGGCCTGCGGCTGCTGATCGGCGACAACATCTCGCGGCGCGTGGCGGCCGACCAGCTCTGGCCGTACTGGCGCTACTTCAACTGGCTCGGGCTGGTGGTACTGTTGCTGGCCGCGCTCGCCGCCTCGGAAGCGCTCTGCCCCGACCGGCGCCAGCGCGTGCTCTCGCTTTACTACGCCTCGCCCGTGCCGCCGCTGCTCTACCTGCTGGGGCAGGCGCTGGCCGTAGCGCTGGTCCTGCTGCTGGTGGCGATGCTGCCGCCGTTGCTGCTCTGGGTCGCCAACGTCGGCCTGGCGCAGAACCCCGGCGTCTACTGGCAGGCGCACTGGGACGAGGGGCCGCGCATCCTCGCGAGCGGGGTGCTGCTGGCGCTGCTCAACGCGGCGCTGGGCCTGGCTGTATCGGCCTTCACCGAGCGCAAGGGCTACGCGGCGGGGGCGTTGATCGGCGGCACGATCGTGATCTCGATTGTGGCCGGCATCGCCAGCACGGTGGGCGGCGGCGCCGCCAAATATGCGCTGCTGATCGACCCGCTGCTCTCCGGGCCGAACGTGGCGCGCTGGTTTTTGGGTCACTCGCTCGACCGCAACATCGCGGGGCCGGCCTGGCTCGCCGTCGAACTGACAACGATCGCCGTCTGCGCCGCGCTGGTCGTGCGCGTCTATCGCCGGCTCGCCTTCTGAGCGGCGTGGCCCGGGCCCACCGCGTAAAGATTTTGTGGCGTTCAGCCCCGCAAACCGTTGACATACCATAACATGCTTCGTACAGTAGGCTGGTATTCCGGCGATGCGCTCCCGTTTCACACGGCGCAGCACGCCCCTCCTCGGAGCGCTTGATGCAGGCTACCAGCGTCCGCCCGGCAGCATCTTGGATGCCACGACCCGCTCGGCCGCAAGCCGCCGTGCAGCCGTCGCACGCCGCCCTCTCCCTGCCTCCGCTCGACGCCATGACCTTGCATCCGGACGATCTGCCGGAGTTCAAGCTGCTCTTCGCCGACACGGCCGAGCACACGAACGAGGCGATCGCCGCCCGCTGCGAGGACCCGCTGCGCCGCCGCCGCCGCTTCGAAGAGTGGGGCCGCGTCGATGGCTTCGCCGTACGCTACGTACCCGGTTCCTGTCGCAGCGGCTTCGCTGTGCCGATCGTGGTGGACAGCAGCGTCGCCCGCTTCCGGCGCGGTTCCGGCGCGCTGCAGGCGCTGACCGACGACTTCGCCTACGCCGATCTGCCGGGCGCCCAGCGCCTCTTCCCGCGCAATATCGCCGACAACACCGAATGCGTGCACCTGCTCTTCGACGAAGACGGCGTACGCTTCACGCTCTACCGCGTCGATTTCCGCGTGCAGAATATGCTCGGCAGCGTCGGCGTGGTCTGGCGCTGGCCGCACGGCGGCCCGATCCAGGCGTTGAAGCTGGCCGAGCGCCAGGTGTCGCGCATCCGCACGGCGCTGCGCTTCGAGTCCGCCGTCGCCGCTCGCTCAGTCGAGCGGGTCGTCGAGCGAAAAGAGCGGCAACTGAGCGTTATCGGCGAAGCCTGAGACACCCACCCCCAGCAGCCGCAGCCGCTCTCCCGGCGCCAGCTCCGCGTCCAGGATGCGCCGCGCCGCCGCGAAGACCTCGGACCCGGTCTGCACGGGCGCCGGCAGCGTTGCCTGGCGTGTGCGCGTGGCGAAGTCGTGCCGCCGCAGCTTGATCGTCACCGTGCGGCCGCGCAGCGAGCGCCGCTGCAATCGCTCGCCCACCCCCTCGCAGAGCTCGCGCAGCTCGTCGTGCAGCACGGCCCGGTCGGAGACGTCGCTTGCGAAGGTCGTCTCGCGGCTCACCTGTTTGACTTCTTCGCGGGCGCTGACGGGCCGGTCGTCGCTGCCGCGGGCCAGCTCGCCCATCGCGTCGCCCCAGCGGCCGAAGAGCTGCGCCAGGATGCGGCGGTCCAGCTCGGCGAGCTGGCCGATCGTCTCCACGCCGAAGCGCCGCAGCCGCTCCTGCGACTTCGGCCCCACGCCCCACAGCCGCCCGACCGGCAACGGCGCCAGGAAGGCGCGCTCGCCGCCCGGCGGCACCACCACGAGGCCGTCCGGTTTGCCCAGGTCCGAGGCGATCTTCGCCGCCGACTTGTTTCCGGCCACGCCGACCGAGATCGTCAGCCGCACCGCCTCGCGCACGCGCTGCTTGAGCGCCTGGGCCAGCGCCGCCGGCTCGGCGCCGCCCGCGACG is part of the Dehalococcoidia bacterium genome and encodes:
- a CDS encoding class I SAM-dependent methyltransferase, with protein sequence MDAALYEQHQRLEDTHWWFLGRRHLVLRELRRHAGPDPGPILDVGCGTGGMLPHLQRIAPAVGLDSAEEAAQACRRRDVAFVHGWGPRLPFADGSFGTITALDVIEHVSDDTGMLRELHRVLRPGGLLLITVPAYQFLWSQHDEFNHHQRRYRRRTLQRAVRRAGFGIARLSYYNTLLFPAAVARKAMMRFQRGSGPVSHLEELPTPLNALLRGVMLREEPIVARWDLPFGASLICAARRPAAASAPVPRKIAATAGAA
- a CDS encoding ABC transporter ATP-binding protein; translation: MTTAVHDAVPAATAPGEVLVATSGLTKTYGSLRALDGASLRVQPGCTALLGENGAGKSTLIKLLLGLNAASGGSARVLGFDPATHGPAVRARVGYFPEHDCLPNDWQAQDFVRQMGEVRGLPPRIAVQRASDVLAQVGLAEERYRPIGGFSTGMKQRVKLAQALVHDPQLVLLDEPTNGLDPLGRDQMLELVQRVVHEMGINVLISSHLLADVQQVSDAVILLDRGHVAAQGGLRELLADTDTLLIELIEENPAFVARLRAAGLRVDGGGRDLRVPLTGEAVFDTVRDAAADSGAGLARLKRGARSLEEVFLSGTGNGARTAAP
- a CDS encoding ABC transporter permease subunit, producing MTAREGAAGARIVDRGYQHYTGERRGIPSALRAIMIGTMKRSLGFKRPGSAKVFPFLLVAASFLPFIIVTGLRLLIGDNISRRVAADQLWPYWRYFNWLGLVVLLLAALAASEALCPDRRQRVLSLYYASPVPPLLYLLGQALAVALVLLLVAMLPPLLLWVANVGLAQNPGVYWQAHWDEGPRILASGVLLALLNAALGLAVSAFTERKGYAAGALIGGTIVISIVAGIASTVGGGAAKYALLIDPLLSGPNVARWFLGHSLDRNIAGPAWLAVELTTIAVCAALVVRVYRRLAF
- a CDS encoding DNA polymerase IV — translated: MQAGPPPQSPVDPQTRAAGEPPSAKIIYLDARWPGASMPRTILHADLDAFYAAVEQRDDPNLAGKPVVVGGSPEDRGVVAAASYEARRFGIRSAMSMRTAVRLCPQAVRVPPRFGVYGAVSGDVHAVFREFTALIEPVALDEAYLDVSEAVAGGAEPAALAQALKQRVREAVRLTISVGVAGNKSAAKIASDLGKPDGLVVVPPGGERAFLAPLPVGRLWGVGPKSQERLRRFGVETIGQLAELDRRILAQLFGRWGDAMGELARGSDDRPVSAREEVKQVSRETTFASDVSDRAVLHDELRELCEGVGERLQRRSLRGRTVTIKLRRHDFATRTRQATLPAPVQTGSEVFAAARRILDAELAPGERLRLLGVGVSGFADNAQLPLFSLDDPLD